A region from the Triticum urartu cultivar G1812 chromosome 1, Tu2.1, whole genome shotgun sequence genome encodes:
- the LOC125506911 gene encoding reactive oxygen species modulator 1, producing MARSDSCLARIGAGVAIGGAVGGAVGAVYGTYAAIRLRVPGLLKIRHIGQATVGSAAVFGLFLGAGSLIHCGKNY from the exons ATGGCGAGGAGCGATAGCTGCTTGGCGCGCATCGGCGCCGGAGTCGCCATCGGCGGCGCGGTCGGCGGAGCCGTCG GTGCTGTGTATGGGACTTATGCCGCTATCAGATTGAGG GTCCCTGGGCTGCTGAAGATCAGACACATCGGACAGGCCACTGTTGGCAGCGCTGCGGTATTCGGGCTTTTCCTGGGAGCTGGGAGCTTGATACACTGTGGGAAAAATTACTAG
- the LOC125506930 gene encoding UPF0415 protein C7orf25 homolog, translated as MPRCGFKMTPAQRLHFWPSYTPERTTRLGQSATRSKASAATGPARLDPRLVLPQLDANPAASWFLEQRSAAAKMAEPPAAACPTELELARARCRALHDRLAASPSLPRHPALRSLLRLVAAELRFLASSSHPDPARPLSSNLPHLAALHLLLTHPAVRSPSRLSPLPGVDFACAFRSRPAWVLLSARNPSGFQWVPRKGLSSRVAAVLDAARSAPPATRPEKLLLAFARGVGADIVFGLADEFRAVEVDLLAEFVGEAEDDKEEDGWVSVSFHPNEEIRRFRAFEIEVVDGGGEVLLPPPLREVEEGSGDQLEGCLFADFLGKMRMNSMEMVNLDTTALIAIVSGISNGGVGKLMGAPEAETRARFKCNYKFVMDQVQSELQSPIFVELGKAVDGKKCIICEAVNSEFNEIVSMCGGPEEKTRASQLLKQLIIVPDSPSARMMDLPTTRKLAMKNKVVFGTGDRWRAPTLTANMGFVRAVSQSGMPLLTIEHRPRALIGL; from the exons ATGCCACGGTGCGGTTTCAAAATGACCCCAGCCCAACGGTTACATTTCTGGCCTTCTTATACGCCAGAACGGACGACTCGTTTGGGCCAGTCGGCAACTAGGTCCAAGGCCTCCGCCGCAACTGGGCCGGCCCGCCTCGACCCACGCCTGGTTCTTCCCCAACTCGACGCGAATCCGGCCGCCTCCTGGTTCCTGGAGCAGAGGAGCGCCGCAGCGAAAATGGCCGAgcctcccgccgccgcctgccCCACCGAGCTGGAGCTCGCGCGGGCGCGGTGCCGCGCGCTGCACGATCGCCTCGCCGCGTCGCCCTCCCTGCCGCGCCACCCCGCTCTGCGCTCCCTCCTCCGCCTCGTCGCGGCCGAGCTGCGGTTCCTTGCCTCGAGTAGCCACCCCGACCCCGCCAGGCCGCTCTCCTCCAACCTGCCCCACCTCGCGGCGCTCCACCTCCTCCTCACCCACCCCGCCGTGCGCTCGCCGTCCCGCCTCTCGCCCCTCCCGGGCGTGGACTTCGCCTGCGCCTTCCGCTCCCGACCCGCGTGGGTGCTCCTCTCCGCGCGCAACCCTTCGGGTTTCCAGTGGGTCCCGCGCAAGGGCCTCAGCTCCCGCGTCGCGGCCGTGTTGGATGCCGCGCGCTCCGCTCCGCCGGCAACCCGCCCCGAGAAGCTGCTACTCGCCTTCGCCCGTGGCGTCGGCGCGGACATCGTGTTCGGGCTCGCCGATGAGTTCAGGGCCGTGGAGGTCGACTTGCTAGCGGAATTCGTTGGCGAGGCCGAGGACGACAAGGAGGAAGACGGCTGGGTTAGCGTCAGCTTCCACCCCAATGAGGAGATAAGGCGCTTTAGGGCGTTCGAGATTGAAGTGGTGGATGGTGGTGGTGAAGTATTGTTACCGCCACCGCTCCGGGAGGTGGAGGAGGGGAGCGGTGACCAATTGGAGGGTTGTTTGTTTGCTGACTTCTTGGGGAAGATGAGGATGAACTCCATGGAGATGGTGAATCTAGACACAACAGCTCTTATTGCAATAGTATCAGGTATCAGCAATGGCGGGGTGGGGAAGCTGATGGGTGCACCGGAGGCGGAGACCAGGGCCAGGTTCAAGTGCAACTACAAGTTCGTCATGGATCAG GTGCAATCCGAGCTCCAGTCTCCAATATTTGTTGAGCTGGGGAAAGCAGTGGACGGAAAGAAGTGTATCATATGTGAAGCGGTTAACTCAGAGTTCAACGAAATTGTTTCAATGTGTGGTGGGCCAGAGGAGAAAACCAGAGCAAGTCAATTACTGAAACAACTTAT AATTGTGCCAGACAGTCCTTCAGCACGTATGATGGATCTTCCAACAACAAGGAAGCTTGCCATGAAGAACAAGGTTGTTTTTGGTACAGGTGACCGCTGGCGTGCTCCCACTTTGACTGCTAACATGGGGTTCGTACGAGCTGTTTCACAGTCTGGTATGCCTTTGTTGACCATTGAGCACAGACCTCGTGCCCTGATCGGCTTGTGA
- the LOC125506919 gene encoding CDT1-like protein a, chloroplastic — MVEGKSVQVDVEKGLNQMPNDSNSTSPATMQKMKPDMDDSGRRTESPTPEKPESGREEIVVSSLATNLLSERYKDRLAEKLLGNEDETDDEDDNEFALPDGSQSPVSNELLEKHKNLLTLFNRMESSIRLLRLRKKMTTFTNIATQVEVLTKRKFLYSHLAQMKHLFPEAIQINRILLHDQKSLCMYADMEITLLKDAVECSNPQESPAIAICEAFRSKLLCFLGSHHKDIDVPEATLPEPFNLREGLYLDALHNGHSAEGVLEFSSENGFSNASHFPQSFQKLMSQKSITKVTEKTRLLSDPVEVTSLGADDTGGPDRSSNKHVSVPVSTNISDTPSRRSISFCENSTPKQGISNSPSMAETPAMQTPKRPLPTLVAKHETSSRPGSEPRSTNSARRSLIMFSPSKFDESPSDHGPDTSKLDKDGVTSITEPEVTTGKCLFPEEAFTFTVENDNKTNQVSSMNSQEKLDSLRVTFDIVCGISGSTKNSLITKQELFHNILANNLEIEETGEIEEQLHILEDLSPDWISKELRGGEILYSIKQIPDQKSVRERLTEVI; from the exons ATGGTCGAGGGGAAAAGTGTTCAAGTTGACGTCGAGAAAGGACTTAATCAAATGCCTAATGATAGCAATTCAACTAGCCCTGCAACTATGCAGAAGATGAAACCTGATATGGATGATTCTGGGAGAAGAACTGAATCACCAACTCCAGAGAAGCCTGAGTCTGGAAGGGAGGAGATTGTTGTCAGCTCATTGGCAACTAATTTACTTTCAGAGAGGTACAAGGACAGATTAGCTGAGAAGCTGTTGGGAAATGAGGATGAAACAGACGATGAAGATGATAATGAATTTGCTTTGCCTGATGGCAGCCAATCTCCAGTTTCAAATGAACTTCTTGAGAA ACACAAGAATTTGCTTACTCTTTTCAACCGGATGGAGAGTTCTATAAGGTTGCTGCGCCTGAGGAAGAAGATGACTACATTTACCAACATTGCAACCCAGGTGGAAGTACTCACTAAGAG AAAGTTCTTGTACTCTCATTTGGCCCAGATGAAGCATTTATTCCCAGAAGCAATCCAGATAAATAGGATACTCTTGCATGATCAGAAAAGCCTATGCATGTATGCTGACATGGAAATTACACTTCTGAAGGACGCTGTGGAATGTAGTAATCCTCAAGAGTCTCCAGCCATTGCAATTTGTGAGGCTTTTCGCTCAAAGCTTTTATGCTTCTTGGGATCTCATCATAAG GATATCGATGTTCCTGAGGCCACACTACCAGAACCCTTTAATTTAAGGGAGGGGCTATATCTTGATGCACTGCATAATGGCCATTCTGCTGAAGGAGTTCTTGAATTTTCCTCGGAAAATGGATTTTCAAATGCTTCTCACTTCCCACAATCTTTTCAAAAACTTATGTCCCAGAAGAGTATTACTAAAGTTACTGAAAAGACTCGACTACTTTCTGATCCAGTAGAAGTGACCTCCCTGGGTGCTGATGATACCGGAGGTCCAGATAGAAGCTCTAACAAGCATGTCTCGGTTCCAGTCAGTACCAATATTTCTGATACTCCAAGCCGCCGTTCGATCTCTTTCTGTGAAAACAGTACACCAAAGCAAGGCATCTCAAATTCACCATCGATGGCTGAAACACCGGCAATGCAGACACCAAAAAGGCCATTGCCCACTCTAGTTGCGAAACATGAAACCTCAAGTAGACCTGGCTCTGAACCACGATCTACCAATTCAGCCCGCAGATCACTAATAATGTTCTCACCATCAAAGTTTGATGAAAGCCCTTCTGATCATGGTCCTGACACTTCAAAACTTGACAAGGATGGGGTGACTTCTATCACAGAACCTGAGGTTACAACTGGAAAATGCCTTTTCCCAGAAGAAGCATTTACTTTTACCGTG GAAAATGATAACAAAACCAATCAAGTATCCTCAATGAATTCCCAGGAAAAGCTAGATTCTTTACGTGTCACATTCGACATAGTCTGTGGTATCTCTGGATCAACCAAGAATTCACTAATCACTAAACAGGAACTCTTTCACAATATTCTTGCTAATAACTTGGAGATAGAAGAGACAG GAGAGATAGAAGAACAGTTGCATATCTTAGAAGATCTCTCTCCTGATTGGATATCAAAGGAGCTACGTGGTGGAGAAATTCTTTACAG CATTAAGCAAATACCAGATCAGAAGTCAGTTCGGGAAAGACTCACAGAAGTCATTTGA